From the genome of Tachysurus fulvidraco isolate hzauxx_2018 chromosome 14, HZAU_PFXX_2.0, whole genome shotgun sequence:
catgtgcgtatgacgttgcttcctgttatcacatgcgcaaacagacaacatggcgcctccatgcttgcaaaacgcgccaaaaactacttttaaacaagaaatgacggaattttaccgtacatatttacagcgggtctattgtccgtaatgattaccgagatggcacattcggatgggactaaaatcacagagaagctctggtaataattactttacccccacgtccccacgttaAACTGATCCAGTCTGAATAGGGCTTTAGATTTATGACCGTTTCTTGTTTGTGTAATTATTCCTGTCAGTCTGCTGTCTGTCCCTGTAGTTCAATAGGATttatcgtgtgtgtttgttttgtgcatgCGCTGTAGAAAATGTTGCgagtgaaggaggaggagatgtCCATGTCGAAAGGCCGAGATCGGTTCCAGGCCGATTACTCCCTGTCGGACGAGTACAGCGAGAACGAGCTGGAGCTCTACCAGCAGTACTGCGCCGGGAAATACGCCGACCACGTACGTCACGTcctcacaccaacaccacactcTGGAGCGTTTAACAATAACTCCTGCCTCATCGTGTCTACGTACACGTCAGGTCTTTACCTATTAGCGCTGCTCTGTAACTCCAGAGACTCGCAGCTCTCGAGCGCTTGCGTATGATTTCGGTCTGTCCAGAAGCCCAACGGATTTGTGTTAGTCACGTGTGAATCTTCTCTCTCAGGGATGGAACAGCGACGAAGACGACCTCGACCCCAACATGCGAAAGAGAGCCGTGAAAGTGAAGCACgtgaagaggagagagaagcgatctgaaaaaaaggttattacatttaataaaatagcTGGTACAGATTATAATCTGTTCATAGTTACGTTTAAAGTCACGGACCATCTGCGAGTGAGTTCCTTCTGCTGCTTACGTTATAGGAGTTTTAACGTTTtgtttaaggggaaaaaaaaatctttgtcttctttacttcacttcactttgtgcccctttttgatttttatttatttatttgtttattttggtcAGAAAGAGGAGAATAAACCCCGCAAACACAAACCGAAGCAGAAACACCGGGACAAGGTGCGGCACAGTGAGAGGACAGAATCTCGAGACAGCGGCGAATTCAGGCAGTGCCTCGGCCCAGGCTGCGTCGAATCGGCACGTCAGAACTCCAAGTACTGCTCCGATGACTGCGGCATGAAGCTGGCCGCCAAGTAAGACCCGAATGACGCGATTTATCCTCAAAGTGCGGCAGTATAACACAGTGTGCTGCCTGTTTTAAACTCCTGATCGTAATTACTATATCACtagatgcttttttttccccctctccaTCAGCCGGATCTACGAGATCCTCCCTCAGCGtatccagcagtggcagcagaGCCCGTGCATCGCCGAGGAACAGGGAAAGAAGCTTCTGGAACGCATCCGGCGCGAGCAGCAGTTAGCCCGGACACGGCTTACGGATATGGAGAAACGATTTCACGAGCTGGAGGGCATCATCGCTAAGGCAAAGCAGCAGGTTGTGCAGCATGACGAAGAGGTGAGACGGCTTCACTATGGAGATCTATACTGTAGGTCTTCACTCACGGCCACATAAGTGTCGGTGACGGAGAAGGTTTTTCAACACCGTTGTTATAACGAACACATTTCATCATAACAGTCagtggaaatattttttttgtgtgatctGTTAGTCAGGTCACGAGTTCAGGAGTCAGGACTCAGACATTTTAAGTGTGTCTCATTTGAAAAATCGAAAAACTGTTCGCTTACTAAAAAGGCCACGATGCACCGAGACTCGTCTTGTGTTCTACCGATCCTTCCATGATGCTTCGGTATCAGTGCCGCAGTGCGTTTACGCTGCTCTGAAAACCGACTCTCGCCCCCCCGCAGGTGAACGAAGGAGACGACGACACAGACCTTCAAATTTTCTGCGTCTCCTGCAGTCACCCGGTCAACCCCAAGGTGGCGCTACGTCACATGGAGCGATGTTACTCCAAGGTGAGCTGAATTGTTGGACTCTACGTACAGTAAAATCCCGTGAAGAGCGTAATCCTCTGTTTTAAACATATTAACACGGCATTAAAGACGTATTCCTCTTGTCTCGGAACAGTACGAGAGTCAGACATCGTTCGGCTCTATGTATCCCACACGCATCGAGGGGTAAGTGCACgcaatttgtgtttttttctaataaaggaataccaataaataaaatgtaacggAGTCTGTTAGCCAAGACGTGTTTtcatttcaaaaacatttaGCAGGTAAATTTAATTTGCCTCTCTaaccttaaaggtggggtctctgttgtttgaaagccaatgttgacatataaaatcaccaaaacaaacacgcccctaacccaaatgggtcccacccctgtatcgatagctccgcccacacatacatacagaacccaggcaactaatggaaagaaatgtgtctttatcatagctgaagggaagaacaatacgaatgcagataaacaaacaagcaaaaatgacacacaagcataatcatgtaaaggacaaaggcatatattagttctgtgtaacaaagcaaaaccaacgttactcacctatcgagaaggaaaaaagcgcctcggcgtcttaagtaaagtcggccacatattcacaggtcggagtttcccgagtcaataactcctgagctaaacgctgttactacacaaaacgcggttgtagctgcctctctacattactacgatagaaaagaggtgttatttgtgtagtaacagcgtttagctcaggagttattgactcgggaaactccaacctgtgaatatgtggccgacttcctgctccttcagttctctccagcgctggaaagctgatcatatattaacacgtcctacttcttgccttatcgtaagtctttcttcgctttctttcttcgTTTTTATCCTCaatgtcagtgttaaaaccgcttgtcacacatgtgcaccgAACACACTCTcccccatattgacaagacacgcccttttctgctcattggctacacgtttgttttgtatttgttttgtttggcagcccaacgcagttttctgaagcatttctcaaacagaGACCCCACTTTTAAGCGTGTCGGGTTTGTACTTTAACACCGTGGTCTTGTCTGAGGTTGATTTTCTCAAAGGACGTGCAAAAGGAACTTGTTAACACTTTAACTGTGCAGTAGATGGGCTGAGAAGTTAGTCATACAGTCTGCAGAgtgctttctttatttcttagcTCCATTCACCAAATACACCAAATACGTCTTTGATTAAAATCCAatgaaactgtttatttttttttttttgttttttccctctctaGTGCAACCAGGTTGTTCTGTGATGTATACAATCCTCAAAGCAAAACATACTGCAAAAGGCTTCAGGTTCTCTGTCCCGAGCACTCCCGAGATCCAAAGGTAGTATCTTCACCTTTACCAGTTCGCCCGAATTTTAAACCGAAGCCGCTTCTAATCCTGTCGTGTAAATCCGAGCTAATTGTGGATTTGCGGTTTGTAGGTTCCAGCAGATGAGGTGTGTGGATGTCCTCTGGTGCGTGACGTGTTTGAACCCACGGGGGAATATTGCAGAGTGTCCAAACGGAAGTGCAACAGGCATTACTGCTGGGAGAAACTCCGGCGGGCCGAGGTGGACCTGGAGAGAGTGCGAGTGGTtagttctgtctttgtttctgaCGATACGTTGTGCTTTAAATCAATGATAAATGACTTACTGTTCACAATTacatatgcgcacacactcactcatttactgactcgctctctctctcacttactctctctctcgctctctctttctctaactttctctcgctcgctcgctctctctctcacacttactctctcgctctctctcactcactctctcgcccTCTAactctcgcactcactctcttgctctctcgcaatctcttgctttctctctcgctctctctctctctcttgctctctctctctctctctcactcacagtgGTACAAGCTGGATGAGTTGTTTGAACAGGAGCGAAATGTCCGTATAGCGATGACCAATCGCGCAGGTCTCCTGGCGCTCATGCTACATCAAACGATTCAACACGACCCACATTCCACAGACCTGCGCGCCAGCAAAGACAGATAGCCGAACAGGATTTTCTTTTATACGGTCCGTCGTTTCTTCAAAAATAGTCCAAAATagcaaaagaaaatgtaaataacattCATAATGTATTTGCTTTTTAACGAAGGTTGTTGGATGATAACACTAACAAAGAGTCATAAGAAGTTTAGTTTTGGGAGATAAGTGATGCTCTttatacgcgtgtgtgtgtttgtgtgtgtgtgtgtgagagtgagataCACATTACTTAATCAGTAATTATACTGTActatcattttaaatgttgtcATGCTTATTAAATACAGTTCTTGGTGCTTGTGTCGTTTGGAAGTATAAATAATCGTGTGTCCTTGTGAAACCGTAGACAATTCATTTGATTCTTTCAAATAAACTTATTTTGAGGCAGcgtttgatttctttttattcctgttttaaCACAGAACACTTCAATAGTgttgtattctctctctctctctttctctgtctctccatacatacatatgtatgtatggagagagagggagatatataaatatatatatatctttccatttgtttgattttgccCTTTCACTTTATAGAAGAGCTGACGCTAGCTGAAGGCTTAAATAAAGTTCGATTGCTTTCACAGCTCAGGTGATATCGGTGGAAATGGAAGCTGACACGGATAGACGGCACTCTTGATAAAAAGCTTGACACTGGGCAACagttaaaattataataaacaatGCCAGTTTTTGTCAATTTTATTTCAGGGAAATCATGCCAGTTGTAATTAGTAATGAAATGCATGAAAAGAAATTCTCACaacatttatgtttaaaaaaaaaaaatcaagatataAATTTTACCGAACTTCTGCTCTTCCACAGAGTATTAAAATGCAGAGAATAGCAACTATACCTGCGCTAACAAGCAGGAAGATTATAGCAGCACTTGTCTTCATAAGTAAATAAtcattttgtaaaatgtaaactgtAAATTTATGACCCAGTCGGTCGAGCATATGTTACGTATTAAGGTACAGATGTATGCATCTGGTCAGAAATCATTTGTCAAACTCATTTCCTCcctttaatacaatataataagtTGTAGCAGGACAGAACTGAACAGATGCATCAGAAAAGTTCTGCAGGAAATGACGTCATTGCGTAAAGTATTTTAGCAAATATTTACCTGTATAATGCACATGATGTTGGTTGTATACAGCAACTTGTATTCTATTGGGGGGGAAATATCATTGGCCGGTATTTTGTGTTAtggttgttgttatttttatttgtaataaaatcacTTTTGGTGcagattattatttacttttatatctATTATCATGTTAGATCGTATACCTGTGAGTGCTTTTGTATGAAAGTCTTTAAAGCAACTTTATGTATTTGAGcagtattattaaaaatgtgccGAGGTGCCATTAGCCGCCGTTATAGCGACACCGAGCCACTCTGTCCTCTGTGATTGGAAGAATCACAAACTTTTCCCGAAAACATGGTCTACCGTAGGTCACAAAAGTACTTGTTTGCCTGTTACCGTGACGATGCGATTACACGCGGCTGAAAATTACATAAAATAGAGTTTTAATCCAGACCTGCTCCTGCGCCGGAGGATGAGGAACGAAGGCAAAATGTCTCGATCAAACACAACAGTATTGTCTGAAATATCTCTCTGTAACACAATCTAACGTCCAAATATGCCAAGCTTCTGCAGAAACTTATCCCACTATATACTGGACATACCAGCATATGTGTGGGAGGTGGTAGATTAGTGGTcaaggtgttggaccactgcTCAGGAAggatgtgagtttgaatcccaggtccaccgacAATGTTTCTGAGTAGAAGAGTTTTCACCAGCAACAATGAAACGCAGAGGACGTCAATTCTTGTGACTTTAATTGATATTAGCTTGGTCCATTTATCTCAGTTTTGTATGGGTTGCAATGATTTATTTCACAGTCCTGCTAAATTCTCAAATCGGACTGATCAAAAGATTCACTGATGTTGACTCGTCATAGGAAAACCAAGGGATCGACGTGATATTTTATAGCTTAGCATGAAGCAGAGATACAGTTGTGACCCGATAGTTTAATATTTCTCGCTAACACTACATCacgttttatttctcttataccgCACTttcaattttaaatgtattgctAAACAAACGATTATACATTTTAAGTTGTTCTTTCCTGTAATCGCTTATATCAGCTATAAACTGTCAGTCCCTCACCAGCCTCGGGCTACAGAGCCAGACATAATCTCCTtaatcctgaagactttcctatGGGGGAAAACCTACCCTGGCTTTGTATTCCATTGTAAATGGTCATGTACTGGGTTTTAATCTTGATTAACTTGCAAATAGTTTTAGATTAGGAACAAACTTATCCAGCTAACTGTACTGAGCGATGTATATTCACATCTTCAACCTGTACACTGCATTATATTTCTGTATGTCGACCGATCCGAAGAACATACTTGTGCATGCAGTATAACTAATTTAAGATAGCACGTGCTACGTCTTCGTTTTCTTCGACGCCGTGTGCCGCTACGTTGTTTTGCTGTCACGCCAAGATCGGGAAAGATGTTTGCGTTTAAAAAAACTACTCCGAACGAACAAGTAGGTGTTTTCTTTGGCTTTTATCGGCCGAAGTTCAACGACTGCGAATATTGTGTGacgatataataataatgtgtgcaatattataaacattttgtttgcatCAACTGTCTTCAGAGCTGCTgtggtagaaaattaatcaacatcatctgaccaatcagaatggagaattcaGTAGAGTGTTGGTTCTGCtataaggtgtgtgtgcatgtatgtatttgtgtgtgtgtatgtggtaatAAGACCTCACGTGCATATTATATTAGTTACATGTAATTTTTCTACATACAAACTAATGCACTACGGTGCAATCCTGCACGACGCGTTAAACACAACGTATGCACGCTAAAGTAGTCGTCGGACTTCCCCCGGTATTTCGCACATGCTCAGTAGCGTGCGCAAAGTATCGCTAATCGAAGGAGAGACTCGGAACGGTCGGCAACGACGGCGCGAGCTCGACGTGCTGTTCGGTAAGAGCCCATGTCCTCTTTCCTTCCCCCTTCCCACCTCCACGGCGCTATAGATTTTTCAACGTTTCACGACAACGGGCGATTGTGTTTTGCATGGCTTTgtcgtgcgcgcgcgcgcgtttcgcagcaacaacaacagaaaaaaaacaacgaacGCACGAGACGCGTTACGGCTTAACGTGCGCGAGGCGTCGTTATCTTTGCACGCGGCgcttgagtgagagagagagagagagaaaaaaaaaagggggggggggggttgtggtggtggtggtggtggggtgtcCGTTTCAGTCCCCTCACTACATAACAGCAGAACAGCGATTTTCCTGTTTAACTTTGGAACAGAATGAGTTTTGTCGTCACTTTGTCACTCGTCGTTTGGCACAAAATAAACCAGTTCCTCCGTTTCAGTGGACAAAATCCGAAACACGAAACTTCACACCGTCTGTCAGGTTGACCCACTTGGAGTTAGCATGTAGCCTAGCCGTTAGCCGTTAGCACCTCACACCAGGTTTTATTTACACTCCAACAACCAATTCTCAAAGAACTGAAAACTCCAAGCTAAGAGGATGTCATTGGCTTTTGTTTACACTGAACACCTTGTGTCATATTTTTTGTTCGATTCCCAACagcaagaaaacaaatcaaacaaaaaactaaacaaaccaaacaaaaaactaaacacactaaaaaccatcaaacagaaaattaaacaaaaaacaaaacaaactaaaaacaaaacaaacaaaaaaagtcagTAAAGAATATTATCTGCCATGGCATCACAGCGGTCTAAAGCAACATAAGGTATTAATATTAGTACATAAACATAAATTGTACGGCATTCATTTAGCTAACCTGCGTACCTTTTTGTGCATTTCTGCAAATTCTCTGTATGTTCTGTGAAATGACTTTaaatttgtaaaattatttagTTCGAAGCGGTTCTCTCACAACAAAAACCCCGTATGAAAATAATATTTCTCAACGCTGGTTTTAAAATCTTAGTAGCATAAAAAACGTTTTGTGTCTACGACATTAAAATTTCTAACATGAAAAAACAAGACACTAGATTTTGACTTTGGTTTAACTTccaactttattttaaaaatctttctttGTTAGTCTCAGACAATGAACTTCGTCCAGTCTCCGTCAACgagctgttaccatggaaacgatAACGTATTTTTCTTGATGTTACGATGAATGAAACCGATGTTGCAGaagcattttgtttttacaacGATAACAATACATTTCCGGGTTAATTGTTTTGCATGAAACGCGATGTGATGCTAATCTGTGGATTTGAATTGATTGAAATTTACCTGACTTTTGTATCTTATTAGACTTAAGGATTAGGTGCAGCGTCCTTCGTTCGAGTCCCTGCGAACGAGCTGTTGCTATTGAAACGATACCATAGGGGTGATGTGCATAAGAGagaattttttaatgtaaaatgaaaaaaaaaaaaaagaacacagaaatgaaaaacattcgGTTTGTACGCCATAAATTTCAGAGTAAAATTTCATATATGAGATGTGACTTTAAGTGTAACCCTTGGGATTGATCTACATTCACATGCGCATGATGATGCACGATCGCTGTAAAGGAAATGTGTTGGGAAGAGCTGGATATCAAATGGACCCAAAATGGAGGCAAGTTTCACTGCAGAAGATCCAGTGGTTTTCTATGCATGAGGCGATAACGAGTAATGCTTCTGTTTGCTGTACAGTTCAGGGGTCGTCGGCTTTGACGTTTGGACTTTCTAGCGTGAGAAAAGTGCACAGCTTGGCTAAAAAACATACAGGAAGTAACTGCTGCTGCTGGTCTGTCTTACCAAAATGAGTTGTTTTCAGTGTTCTGCAGCTGCAATATCTCGCCCAGATATAAAACGAATACACGTCAATGTCACGCCGCAGTCTATACTGCAGTGTCATAGCTGTATTAGGGATAAAACCGCATGATTCCTAAACAATCCCATATGATACGATTGTGCTTCATAAGGAAACGATTTGATATTGATATTATTGATATTGGTATTATTTCAGTAGACCTACCTTTAATTTGCGGACCCTGATGACGTACAGAAGACTATTTATACATcactttaaatatattaattcttttttacaCATCAGTCGCTTGTCCTGTTTTGATTCCCGATTGCCGCGTCGGTTCATTTTAGTCGTTGCCTTTTAAATCGATTTGTTAGTCCCAATTGTTGGATTGTCgacagaataaaaacagtaaGATCAGTCTTTGATACTCTGGTGTAAAGTTAAAGGTTTTACAGATGATATAAtatgcagtatttattttactacaGTAAGGATATGGCATGTGATATTATCATAGGCCTTATGTTTGAGATCATATAGACCACAGGCTTATTGTTGAAATGCTTGTGGCGAAATTTGCTAAGCATGTAAGCTGCAGAATATACAAAACCTAGAGCATGTGGCGATAAATAacgacaaaataaataaaataagaataaagtatACCAAGGACATTGAATTCTTAGCAGAAATAGATGTTTCATGCTAATGTTCTTTATGCGTACAGTTCAGTAGAAGATGTGcgcattatattattattttaaagggTGCAATCAGTTACACGGGACGGAAGCTACAGTATAACGGCGTGAGGGAGATGTAGTCGAATACTCGGTCGTTTGATTAAACTTCCTGTAAATCCTTTCATGAACTGAACTGTAATAACGTAATTAACACATATAAATACGCCGTTTATTTCAAGTCAGGAAATGGTTATAATTGCATTGTCATTGTAGATGTGATTCGGGTTGTAATATAGCttgttaaatgtaattattacacTAAACCTGGATTCTTAAATAGTATCTGCTACAGTAAGTTTTaagatttgtctttattttttgtggTAATATAGGCTTAATGCACGTATTTGGAGCAATACAGTCTCAGTCACCGTCTCAGATACAGTCGATGTCATGATGCTAATTTTGTACGTTACTTCTCATTGGGCGATTCTGAAATCTGTCCGTGTCCTTAATCGTCTACTTATTAGGCTAAAGTTTTATATGAACAAAGCTAATTGTTTCCTTATAACAAGAGGAACAgatttgtgtaatctgtaatctgtatttTGCTGTCATAAACCCtgggtatgttgtgtgtgttgttgtttttttgtgtgtgtcatggCTGGCTTTTTACATTTGCTGTATTAATGGCGCTGAGCTGCGTTGCAGATATCGAGATGTCGGCCGCTTTTATTGGCCTCCCTGCACGTCTCTGCTCGGCTCACTGGGATACCGTCGCCATGGCAACcgctcgtgttttttttttttattattttcccctCCTCCCTCTCGCTTCTCTAAATATTCTCCGTCACATTGCAGTCGAGCGTGTTGTGCTAGCCTCAGGCCGTGCAAAGGGACCTCTTTAGAATGAGAGCTTTCTTTTTATTGCTGCTCTCCTCCTAGCTTAGATTTGAATGTTAGAGCATAGCTATtaatttggctttttttttctttcttctgattAACAATTCCACAGAACAGCTATTtatagtgtggtttttaaaatgatgaagGGTTTTTTAGACACATTTTAGACACAAGAAAAGCAAACCATGCtagataataaacaaacaaacaaacaaacaaataaataaatgaatgtatgttATGAGGCAGTCCTGTTTCTACATCATTGCAGAGGAGGGAAACGAGGCCTCAGATGACCTGCAGAAATCTTTTGAACTTGGCAATTTAGTTAACAATTAAACATCATTTCATGGATTCAGTGGAATCAAGGATTCATTTATCATCCCGGTATCTGCCAAGCCGACTCGAATTGTATTTTGGTTCGAAACGAGCAAAGAAATTGAGTGTGCAGTCATAAAAATAGATTATCGATGTGCTTAAACTCATCATATTGATGTTTCCTCATCAGCAGTTCAAAATGCAGCCTGCATCTACGTGTCTTGCGGTCTGAAGCCGTCACAAGGTAAAAAAGGATGTGACCCCCGTCTGCCGTTCGGTCTTCCTGCTATGAGCCGAGATCCGTcggcgtgagagcgtgagattAATGGAAGGTGTGACGGAAGAGTCGAGGGAACAGTCGGAGAAAGTGCAGGATGAGACAGGACCCGCTTTAGCGGACGACACTCTGCAGGTCGGGAAGGATGATGTGGACGTCCCTGCGGTCACGGATCCGGGCGAAGACGAGACGGAGCCGCCTCCTGATTGGCTGGAGCCGTTGGAGGACTGTGAAGATGAGGGTGATGAAGGTGTGGAGATTGACAGGGAAGGAAGCAGCAAGGGAAGAAGCAAAAGGGGCAAAAATGCTGCGTACGTCCTTTGTTACCTTCGTAATCTTCAACATGTTAAtagcttttgtgtttttcaataaacaaatgttaaatCGTTGCACGTTAACGGTCATGAGTACAATGTCTTTTACAGGCGGAGACGCGGGAGGCCGTCGGTGTCCTCCAACAGTACCTGGGTGGACTGTCCTGACCTGGGAAGTGGCTGGAAACGAAAAGTGATCTATTGGCGTGCGGGCAAAAGTGCGACGTATTACCTGAGGTAGAGTGCTCACGTTGGCCTGTAGACAGTCTGCAGATCCTTTATTGCATGTGGTGTGATTTTATTAGCTTATTTCCTCTTATTAgcattttatgtttaattctgtttatttagcACCTCTTCGATATTGACTAGCAGCTAGCATACGATCTAGGAGATATAATCGTCACAGTTCTACCGTTTTTGAATACCCAAATCTCCCTGAAGTCAGAAGTGTAAGAAAATAACACGTGGAAAATCTTAACGAAGAAGTTTATTACTGTGTAGCCGAGACAAAATATGCGGAGTATTTAGGGTTCGTCGGAGTCAGGAAGAACGCGGGACAAATCCCGCTCGGACAATTCAGcgtgtttaaaaaacaacagcgcttttaacaatgaataTGAGACTTAAattagattaatattagactcatatctaaatgtttgtatttaatgaTCAAGACTGTGGTGATGAAAAActcccttttccaccaaaaagaaccgggtgctggttcagagctagcgctggtgctggttcaaagtcggttccactggcgaaccttctaagaaccggtttgcctttccaccggctagagagcatcacagcgccgagtgtgacgtcactgtatacgtgtcacgtgtcccagcaactttagcgcagcagcggcaaacacaaacacaacaacaatggcggatgttgctttactgttaatgctcatggctttgcgaacctacattggcatccaaatgcggcgaataaaacgtgtacgtgcagctccgtgtaatctgtataaacggaggttgtaatcgataaagtacataacgttattttatcattaacacagaaaaaatttagccttagcatgtagctacctactatcatgcgtgctgataatgtatcatattgtggtaaagtaaaagtgtattaaacattagtatacattatcaaatgcgctaacagtagccccacccacagcccctaactcaagcggttcttaagtctagaccagcaacgttttggtgctacttaaaaaccacttttcctggttcagagccggtgctttggcggtcgaaacagaaagaactggttctaaattaggctctggctccaaaccagcactcgaactgcctcggtggaaaaggggcataagatggaagaggaaagaaccttgagaggaaccagactcaaaagtgaacctcattctcatttgggtgacactggagggtgtgtttATAACCTGTTGTTATAAACAATgtcctttttctgttttttttttgtaattcagaTGGACTTTCCAATGCAAGTTGAGCGTAAGAACTGGGTATTATGGTTGTTTAGCCAGAGGTCTGTAAATGCTAATCATGGTCACAAACACAGGCGTTATCACCCAAATGGTCGGAGGACACTGTAGCTCTTCCATGCTAAAACTAATTAAAGGTTATTCATTTAATGTTTCAAACATATTCCTCTATGATATTTAAACCCATTTAGAAACAATCCCTTTCTGACCTACTGTATATCTTCGAGTGGAACCCGGATTGATGCAGGGTGCAATGTCTtacagaaagtgttgattaattttccaaACCATCAGGGCCGGAAGTCATGCGGCTGCTTGAAAAAAATCACCGGTTTGGGTTAATTTGAATAGAACAGCAACTGCTCATTCATGGCGGATGCTacggggaagtcgtggcctaatggttagagagtttgactcctagccttaaggtt
Proteins encoded in this window:
- the cxxc1a gene encoding CXXC-type zinc finger protein 1a isoform X1, yielding MDSETSKFGPRSGPEMSMNQDNAPVYCICRRPDINCFMIGCENCNEWFHGDCINITEKMAKSIKVWYCEKCRSKDDSLEIKYRFKKSRDRESDGDEMERQLENDMIDFKNDRRRGSRIKRSARMCGECEPCMRTEDCAQCDFCKDMKKFGGPNKIRQKCRLRQCEVRARKMLRVKEEEMSMSKGRDRFQADYSLSDEYSENELELYQQYCAGKYADHGWNSDEDDLDPNMRKRAVKVKHVKRREKRSEKKKEENKPRKHKPKQKHRDKVRHSERTESRDSGEFRQCLGPGCVESARQNSKYCSDDCGMKLAANRIYEILPQRIQQWQQSPCIAEEQGKKLLERIRREQQLARTRLTDMEKRFHELEGIIAKAKQQVVQHDEEVNEGDDDTDLQIFCVSCSHPVNPKVALRHMERCYSKYESQTSFGSMYPTRIEGATRLFCDVYNPQSKTYCKRLQVLCPEHSRDPKVPADEVCGCPLVRDVFEPTGEYCRVSKRKCNRHYCWEKLRRAEVDLERVRVWYKLDELFEQERNVRIAMTNRAGLLALMLHQTIQHDPHSTDLRASKDR
- the cxxc1a gene encoding CXXC-type zinc finger protein 1a isoform X2 codes for the protein MERQLENDMIDFKNDRRRGSRIKRSARMCGECEPCMRTEDCAQCDFCKDMKKFGGPNKIRQKCRLRQCEVRARKMLRVKEEEMSMSKGRDRFQADYSLSDEYSENELELYQQYCAGKYADHGWNSDEDDLDPNMRKRAVKVKHVKRREKRSEKKKEENKPRKHKPKQKHRDKVRHSERTESRDSGEFRQCLGPGCVESARQNSKYCSDDCGMKLAANRIYEILPQRIQQWQQSPCIAEEQGKKLLERIRREQQLARTRLTDMEKRFHELEGIIAKAKQQVVQHDEEVNEGDDDTDLQIFCVSCSHPVNPKVALRHMERCYSKYESQTSFGSMYPTRIEGATRLFCDVYNPQSKTYCKRLQVLCPEHSRDPKVPADEVCGCPLVRDVFEPTGEYCRVSKRKCNRHYCWEKLRRAEVDLERVRVWYKLDELFEQERNVRIAMTNRAGLLALMLHQTIQHDPHSTDLRASKDR